The proteins below are encoded in one region of Engystomops pustulosus chromosome 8, aEngPut4.maternal, whole genome shotgun sequence:
- the NPW gene encoding neuropeptide W produces MGLLISPISFCFLGTLLLAAPHPGASWYKHSASPRYHTVGRASGLLIGVRRSPYLWRRDAREDPWPVIQQGAERDVGLLQTPLAGEQLQLSLDPGEKNLLKNLIQEKLLRSLEEERSLNEVQDGKSLEQGSWQDNDLGEDKGKEDQSQMTRYSGEEGRRSLEESMWSTMEPGDGKRSPEETWITQEPEEIVRSLDEVQRKARIQDGRMRNSKERGSSGEDLLSMFLHLQEENRSHPQPWRTLTAKDKQSLYYKSEMSEWVSCEDFRLVSNKVLCRGRLRPLSRSQPRPRRPLHEAEDPAANL; encoded by the exons ATGGGTTTGCTGATCAGCCCCATTAGCTTTTGTTTTCTAGGGACCCTACTTCTAGCTGCCCCCCATCCAGGAGCATCCTGGTACAAGCACTCTGCCAGTCCCAGGTACCACACTGTTGGCAGAGCCTCAGGACTCCTCATAGGTGTTCGCCGCTCACCTTACTTATGGAGAAGAGATGCTAGAGAAGACCCCTGGCCAGTAATCCAGCAGGGAGCAGAAAGGGATGTGGGGTTATTACAAACACCCTTGGCTGGGGAACAGCTTCAGTTGTCCCTTGATCCAGGAGAGAAGAACTTACTAAAGAATCTAATCCAAGAGAAGCTGCTGAGGAGCCTTGAGGAAGAAAGAAGCCTTAACGAAGTTCAAGACGGGAAGAGCCTGGAGCAAGGATCTTGGCAGGACAATGACCTAGGAGAAGACAAAGGTAAAGAGGACCAGAGCCAGATGACCAGGTACTCAGGGGAAGAGGGCAGAAGAAGTCTTGAAGAAAGCATGTGGTCTACCATGGAGCCAGGAGACGGAAAGAGAAGCCCAGAAGAAACTTGGATCACTCAGGAGCCCGAAGAAATTGTGAGAAGCCTAGACGAAGTGCAGAGGAAGGCAAGGATCCAGGATGGACGTATGAGGAACTCCAAAGAGAGAGGATCCAGTGGAGAAGACCTCCTGTCCATGTTCCTTCACCTGCAGGAGGAGAACAGGTCACATCCCCAGCCATGGAGGACACTGACTGCCAAAGACAAGCAG TCTTTATATTATAAGTCGGAGATGTCTGAATGGGTCAGCTGTGAAGACTTCAGACTGGTCTCCAATAAAGTCCTGTGCAGAGGCAGACTACGACCCCTGTCCCGCTCACAGCCGCGGCCCCGCAGACCCCTACACGAGGCAGAAGACCCCGCCGCTAATTTATGA